In Paenibacillus durus, the DNA window ATGCCGTGCTTGCCGCCCAGCTCGTTCAGCTTCTCCATCACCTGCAGAGGCGCTAGCGGCTCGCCGTTAAGGGCAACGCAGTCGCCTTTCAGGAATTCCAGCTCGATGTATTCCGGAGCGTCCGGAGCGTCCTCAGGCGCATTCGTCAGCAGGAACATCTCTTTGTTCTCAGGAGCACTGGCATCAAACCACGGATCTTCCAGGACGCCGCTCTCATAGCTGATATGCAGCAGATTGCGGTCCATCGAGTACGGCTTCGCCGCCGATGCCTGAACCGGGATGCCGTTCGCTTCCGCGTAGGCGATCATCTCCGCGCGTCCAGGGAACTGATTGCGGAACTCTTCCAGCCGCCAAGGCGCGATAACCTTGATATTCGGAGCAAGGCCAGCCGCGCCAAGCTCAAAGCGCACCTGGTCGTTGCCTTTACCGGTCGCGCCGTGAGCAATTGCCGTAGCGCCTTCTGCAATAGCGATATCGACCATGCGCTTGGCGATCAGCGGGCGGGCGATACTGGTGCCGAGCAGATACTGCCCTTCATACAGCGCCCCGGCCTGGAACATCGGGTAGATGAAATCCTTGGCGAATTCCTCGCGCAGGTCGTCGATGTAGACTTTCGACGCGCCTGTTGCGAGCGCTTTTTCCTCCAGACCGTCCAGTTCTTCCTTCTGGCCGATATCGGCCGTAAAAGCGATAATTTCCGCGTCATATGTTTCTTTCAGCCATTTCAGAATGACCGAGGTATCCAGGCCGCCGGAATAGGCGAGCACGATTTTTTCTTTTGCCATTAAAAAATTCTTCCTTTCTGCTTAAGGGATTTCTCGCTGCGCTTATCTCCAGTTAAGGACAGATCAGCCCATCAGGGCAGCCATCAGCGCCTTTTGCGCATGCAGCCGGTTCTCCGCCTCATCGAAAATGAAGGAGTTCGGTCCGTCGATAATTCCAGCGGTCACTTCCTCGCCCCGGTGGGCAGGCAGGCAGTGCAGGAACATATAGTCGCTCTTCGCGCCTTTGACGAGCTCCTCGTTCACCTGATAATCCTTGAACGCGGCTTCCCGCTTGAGCTGCTCTTCCTCAAAGCCCATGCTCGCCCATACGTCCGTATAGATGACATCGGCATCTTTAACCGCTTCTTCAGGACTGCGCGTGATAACGATCTCGGAGCCGGTCTCTTTGGCGATTTCCCGCGCCTTGGCCACAACGGCGG includes these proteins:
- a CDS encoding argininosuccinate synthase, with the protein product MAKEKIVLAYSGGLDTSVILKWLKETYDAEIIAFTADIGQKEELDGLEEKALATGASKVYIDDLREEFAKDFIYPMFQAGALYEGQYLLGTSIARPLIAKRMVDIAIAEGATAIAHGATGKGNDQVRFELGAAGLAPNIKVIAPWRLEEFRNQFPGRAEMIAYAEANGIPVQASAAKPYSMDRNLLHISYESGVLEDPWFDASAPENKEMFLLTNAPEDAPDAPEYIELEFLKGDCVALNGEPLAPLQVMEKLNELGGKHGIGRVDMVENRFVGMKSRGVYETPGGTILFTAHRKMESITMDREVMNVRDSLITRYSTLVYNGFWFAPERKAIQALVTESQQNVTGTVRLKLYKGNIIAAGVKSPVSLYNPNIATMEADPTQAYDQGDATGFIRLNALRLKVSTGVAESAK